In Populus trichocarpa isolate Nisqually-1 chromosome 7, P.trichocarpa_v4.1, whole genome shotgun sequence, the following proteins share a genomic window:
- the LOC112328188 gene encoding uncharacterized protein LOC112328188 isoform X2 gives MKTMEFLLQLWHLITSLLSSILPASPPNIDDLESQSSQPLPSSSNTTSESQSPPGGRLPLTINESQRNNVLDAKPDLETELRKTLLNLCFTAAIQITIQYEQVAESEAHYPIILISLAVAAIFASLFVSPFIGKKIPTASKVLEKVAFFLAATTFFFAIATPFPLGIRCAIWAVYIMSLITIAICTCL, from the exons ATGAAGACCATGG AATTTCTGCTCCAACTCTGGCACCTCATAACATCACTGCTTTCATCAATACTGCCAGCTTCTCCTCCTAATATTGACGACCTGGAATCGCAATCATCGCAAccccttccttcttcttctaatACCACCTCAGAATCACAATCACCACCAGGAGGGCGGCTGCCTCTTACCATCAACGAATCACAGCGAAACAATGTTCTTGACGCGAAGCCGGACTTGGAAACGGAATTAAGGAAGACACTCCTGAATTTGTGCTTCACAGCAGCAATTCAAATCACGATTCAGTACGAGCAGGTTGCTGAATCTGAAGCCCACTACCCCATCATTTTGATCTCCTTGGCTGTTGCAGCTATCTTTGCTTCTCTATTCGTCTCACCGTTTATTGGAAAAAAGATTCCGACTGCATCCAAGGTGCTGGAGAAAGTTGCGTTCTTCCTAGCGGCCACAACGTTTTTCTTCGCCATAGCAACTCCATTCCCTCTTGGCATCAGATGTGCTATATGGGCAGTCTACATCATGTCGTTGATCACAATTGCCATCTGCACTTGCCTCTAG
- the LOC7491727 gene encoding DELLA protein GAIP-B, with protein sequence MATLLLNKLLASAKAIEDGDLNLAESVFKEIKCLNDANTSTATRKLVRFYAEALIRRLYKLYPRNPTPLAPSTDSYYIRCWRFLPFVWFAEKSSHHSILDAVVGKKKVHVINFSNMEFNMLIRDLMRDLVKQVGSGLSFQVTNIRPKLSNNEEYLQEMDRVLAAEAKTLRLTDFKVDHVFANTAAGIVESTLNLKRTSEDELAIVVKWEFELHKLILVPGALEKVLSKLKELRPEIMVIVEQEANHNSPDILDRLAQSFPYYSSVFDSIEKDTTEHDIENKVSWEMDFRRQITNVVAREDIQHAERHETQAWWRDQLRRSGFHPVRQWFNHTRGFLFSDLTQYTIEGKNGCPLLRRYTVPLVITSAWKPNLLSLMEARTTRRTWAVQNPCR encoded by the exons ATGGCCACTCTTCTTCTCAACAAACTGTTAGCCTCTGCTAAGGCGATTGAAGATGGTGATCTGAATCTTGCAGAGTCAGTTTTCAAGGAGATTAAATGCCTAAATGATGCGAATACCAGCACAGCAACAAGAAAACTTGTCAGATTCTATGCTGAAGCGCTCATTCGGAGACTCTATAAACTGTATCCTCGAAATCCTACTCCATTAGCACCTTCCACGGATTCATATTACATCAGGTGCTGGCGATTTCTTCCTTTCGTGTGGTTTGCAGAAAAAAGCAGCCACCATTCCATCCTTGATGCCGttgttggaaaaaagaaagtcCATGTTATCAACTTCTCTAATATGGAATTCAATATGCTGATTCGAGATTTGATGCGTGATCTAGTGAAGCAGGTGGGCAGTGGACTGTCTTTCCAAGTAACAAATATCAGACCTAAACTGTCAAACAATGAAGAGTACCTCCAAGAAATGGATCGCGTACTAGCTGCAGAGGCTAAAACACTTCGCCTGACAGATTTCAAAGTAGACCATGTATTTGCCAATACTGCAGCAGGTATTGTTGAATCCACTCTCAATCTCAAAAGAACAAGCGAGGACGAGCTGGCGATAGTTGTGAAATGGGAGTTCGAACTTCACAAATTGATCTTAGTGCCCGGTGCACTCGAGAAGGTTTTGTCAAAACTGAAGGAACTCAGACCAGAAATCATGGTAATTGTGGAACAGGAAGCCAACCATAACAGTCCTGATATCTTGGACCGACTTGCCCAATCATTCCCATACTACTCCAGCGTATTTGACTCCATAGAGAAAGATACGACCGAACATGATATCGAAAACAAGGTATCGTGGGAGATGGATTTTAGGCGGCAGATCACTAATGTGGTGGCGCGAGAGGACATCCAGCATGCTGAGAGACATGAAACACAGGCTTGGTGGCGAGATCAGCTGCGTCGTTCAGGATTTCATCCTGTTCGCCAGTGGTTCAATCATACAAGGGGTTTTCTTTTCAGTGACTTGACTCAATACACTATAGAAGGAAAGAATGGATGTCCCTTACTACGTCGATACACTGTCCCTCTAGTTATCACATCGGCATGGAAACCCAACTTGCTCAGTCTGATGGAG GCTCGGACAACAAGGAGAACGTGGGCAGTCCAGAATCCATGTCGTTAG